Proteins encoded in a region of the Acidobacteriota bacterium genome:
- the murJ gene encoding murein biosynthesis integral membrane protein MurJ: protein MPQGATQAERFPARRSAALAGSGILLSRLSGLVRERVFAYFFGNSAAADAFKAAFRIPNLLQNLFGEGVLSASFIPVYIGLMAKGDEEEARRLAGGILAILALGTAIFVAIGVVAAPWLIDLIAAGFRGTTRLLTIRLVRILFPGAGLLVISAWCLGVLNSHRRFFLSYAAPVIWNGAIIAAMVLFGWRYGRFDLAEWTALGAVVGSGLQVAIQWPAVHKILGQLRLSLNYRAQHIREVIRNAAPVFAGRGVIQISAYIDAWLASWLPTGAMATLAYSQTLYLLPISLFGMSVSAVELPAMSGVVAGEDAEAQLRQRLGFGLRQIAFLVVPSAVAFLALGDVIVAAIYRTGAFGSSDVLWVWGTLAGASVGLVASGLGRLYSSTYYALRDTRSPLNYAMVRVSLTTVLGVIAAFWLPGWLGINAKWGVAGLTLAAGIAAWVEMTLLRRGLRRRIQAPRVSRLFLAKIASAAIAAAIAGRALLRALPHWGTWSTAILVLGLYGAVYLSAAWAMRVPELRALRRLLRAR, encoded by the coding sequence ATGCCTCAGGGCGCAACCCAAGCAGAGCGTTTCCCCGCACGGCGCTCGGCGGCGCTCGCCGGTTCCGGCATTCTGCTCAGCCGGCTCTCGGGCCTCGTGCGCGAGCGCGTCTTCGCCTACTTCTTCGGCAACTCCGCTGCCGCCGATGCCTTCAAGGCTGCCTTCCGCATTCCCAACCTACTGCAAAACCTGTTTGGTGAAGGCGTGCTTTCGGCGTCCTTTATTCCCGTCTACATCGGCCTCATGGCCAAGGGCGATGAAGAGGAAGCCCGCCGTCTCGCCGGCGGCATTCTCGCCATCCTCGCCTTGGGCACCGCCATCTTCGTCGCCATCGGCGTGGTCGCTGCGCCCTGGCTGATCGACCTCATCGCCGCTGGCTTCCGCGGCACCACGCGTCTGCTGACGATCCGCCTGGTGCGAATTTTATTTCCGGGCGCCGGCCTGCTGGTGATTTCGGCCTGGTGCTTGGGCGTGCTCAACAGCCATCGCCGCTTCTTCCTGTCCTACGCCGCGCCGGTAATCTGGAACGGCGCCATCATCGCCGCCATGGTCCTGTTCGGCTGGCGCTATGGCCGCTTTGACTTGGCGGAATGGACCGCGCTCGGCGCCGTCGTCGGCAGCGGCTTGCAGGTCGCCATCCAGTGGCCCGCCGTCCATAAAATTTTGGGCCAGCTCCGCCTCTCGCTGAACTATCGCGCCCAGCACATCCGCGAAGTCATCCGCAACGCCGCGCCGGTGTTTGCCGGCCGCGGCGTCATTCAGATCAGCGCCTACATCGACGCCTGGCTGGCGAGCTGGCTGCCCACCGGAGCCATGGCCACGCTGGCCTATTCGCAGACGCTCTATCTGCTGCCCATCAGCCTGTTCGGCATGTCGGTTTCGGCAGTCGAACTGCCCGCCATGTCCGGCGTGGTCGCGGGCGAAGATGCCGAAGCGCAACTACGCCAGCGTCTGGGTTTCGGCCTGCGTCAGATTGCATTTCTCGTGGTGCCCTCCGCGGTCGCGTTCCTTGCGCTTGGCGACGTCATCGTTGCCGCCATCTACCGCACCGGCGCCTTTGGCTCCAGCGACGTCCTTTGGGTCTGGGGTACGCTCGCCGGCGCCAGTGTCGGCCTGGTCGCATCCGGCCTGGGCCGCCTGTATTCGTCGACCTATTACGCCCTGCGCGACACCCGCAGCCCGCTCAACTACGCCATGGTCCGCGTCTCGCTGACGACGGTGCTGGGCGTCATCGCCGCCTTCTGGCTGCCTGGCTGGCTGGGCATCAACGCCAAGTGGGGCGTCGCCGGCCTGACGCTCGCGGCCGGCATTGCCGCCTGGGTCGAAATGACGCTCCTCCGCCGTGGCCTGCGCCGCCGCATTCAGGCCCCGCGCGTCTCGCGGCTGTTTCTGGCGAAAATCGCCTCCGCCGCCATCGCCGCCGCCATCGCCGGCCGCGCCCTGCTGCGCGCCCTGCCGCACTGGGGCACCTGGTCCACCGCTATCCTGGTGCTCGGCCTCTACGGCGCCGTCTACCTCAGCGCCGCCTGGGCGATGCGCGTTCCTGAACTCCGCGCCCTCCGCCGGCTGCTGCGGGCGCGGTAA